The Pyrus communis chromosome 5, drPyrComm1.1, whole genome shotgun sequence region CTgctgaggaagggtgagatgtgaggcttccctggcatgattggaagcatcgactgcatgcactggacctagaaaaactgtccaagtgcatggcaaggagcATATGGCGACAAAAAATGAGCCagaagtatcattttggaagcggtggcttcatttgatacatggatttggcatgcatttctttggtgttccaggagctcaaaatgacctaaatgtccttgcccaatctctAGTCTTCCACGAAATGTTGCAAGGCAAAGCACCCAGAGTCACATACTCAGTCAATGGCCATACATACGAAGGGCCATACTACCTTGCACATgtcatttacccaaggtggacaACTTTTGTCAAAACAGTTCCACATCCACAAAGTGAAAAAGGAAAACACTTTACAAAAtgtcaagaagggtgtaggaaggatgtgaaTCGTTGTTTTGAtatcctgcaagctcgttgggcgattGTCAGGTCAGCAGCCaaaatgtttgatgtcgaggctcttcgattCATCATGATGCCGTGTATCATTCTCCACAACacgattgtggaagatgagtatgtTTATGATGTCGTCGATGAATACGAGCTAGACACAATGAATAACTCAAGAACATGTATCTATTGTGCTCATGATGCCACCGAAGATCCTATGCAACACGATCCATTGGAACAAGATGGACGTTACAATCAATTGATCGTTGAGCGGTACACTTCAATGCAAGAGCCATACTAACTTGATTGAGCACCTGTGGGGATTGTAACAAGGTCAAGATAATTAAAAGGAGTTTGTGGTGGAAGAATAAAGTTCTTAGCTTAtttagtgtaattttttttaagtttatttagtgagtttatgtaattttatgtaGTGTGTTTTGTTAATAAGTTTATTTGGttagtttatgtattttttttttcgtgtgctttttttaagtttatttgctgtgtttaaataaagtactacaaTATTTAAGAAATTACATCtattactaaaaataaataagaaattacataatgtactacaaataaataaaaaattacataaagtactaaaaataaataaaaagttacataaagtactaaaaataaagaCGAAATTatataaagtactaaaaattaaaacgaaattaaataaagtactacaaATAAATACGAAGTTATAAAAAGTATGTGGAGCTAGGATATGTGCTACTAGGATCGTTTTTGTTATGATCTGTGGAGCTATGATATGTGGAGCTAGGATCTGTGTAGCTAGAACCCCTTCGAGTTGTTTCTATGTCTCTTGCACGCCTTCTTTGCACCACGTCTCTTTTTTTccgatgtccaaaaatattttgaattatgAGACAATTTTACTAGAGGCTTattcatagtgtcacgatctgcTTAAGCCATCaattcttctctaagcatctcgtTTTCTCGATtaagtgcttctctaatcatctcattttctcgattaactatttctctttgtctcttaGCCCCTGCATCACGTCTCTCAGTAGCTGCTAATATTGCTGCCATAGCAgcagctttttcctcatctctagccgCTTCCCGCgccatgttcagttcaccttggTGCACAAGTTCGTCCATATATTttgtgtagtcatttttggaagaactccctttttttctttgccgccttcttaccttgaggccttaGGGACCGACGAGTCGCCTAGGTCTCCGGCATTTCTTCGGGCGTCTCTTTCGGCACCTCTTCAAATATGTCTTCTTCCTGTGCGGCCGTGTCTTGTTCTGGCGAACTATGTAGAGAGACGCCGTGTATGACAACTTATGGACCTGTTGGCACACTTCTGTATCTAGGACAATTTTTGACAACTTCGCAACATTCTCATCGCCGAATGATTTGTTGTGGTTCTTcacattgtagaatgcttgtgcttgtagtgcctataaaatgtgggataagacaacattataaaattcaggtgtaacacaaataaataaattaaaatattgatgcagGTGGgatacatataaataaataaaaatattatcatCTGATCTGCTAAACTCATCCCACTACTTAGATTAATGGAAGCTTAAGATAGAGCGTTTTTTACAACAAATAAAGGAtatgttgagttttttccaacgaccttgaataCCTTGACTACTTCTGGCGCCTTTTCCAAGCCTAGCGCAAACCATTTCTGTAATactactccacatttctcgcaactccATCTCATTACCTGTAATTGGGTCATGAGTAACTTGAACCCAGCATtgacacaacgtaacatcttcgatGGTCTTCCATGTAGCcatttttttcacacaaaaggtatatgaaagctttggtagaaagttttgaaaatattgaattgtggtgtaaggttgaagatgatggttaggtatttataagaaaaaataatttttttttttaaaaaaaaaattctatattttttctgtatttttaacaatttttttttaaaaatattaattttttattaagtaaATTAATCTGAACCTTTGGATTTAAATTAATCTGAACCTTTGGATTTGAAAAAggttcaaatccaacagctcaTAAGTATGACATGTGGCCAACGGTCACAATTCTAACtattggagtttttttttttagcccgAAAATCGTGGACCGTTGATATTTGGATCGAATGGCCCAGAACATGCCACGTCatctagccgttggatttcaaattcaaaattttttgatcgttggaaatccaacagtccaGGACTGGCCACGTGGCCTTCCCATCAGATGGGTGAGTGCACATGCGCATGTGGGCCCCGCCTCTGTTTTCTTGTTGGCAATGAACACCTAGTCGCGCAAGCTTCCCACGCACCTGgagcaaaaaaatttaaaatgtccTGTGAAGTCACGCTAGCGTCAACATGACGTCACATAGGCCGGGCCTTGGCTTAGCACATTCTAGACCGACCTATGGGACGGCTTGGGCTGTCAGCCGACCTATAGGTCTGAGCTTGAGGGGATTGATTGGGTGCCGGGCCATTTTGGCTGCTGGGTGCCGGCCTAATCCACCccggtggacttgctcttaggctttgataaaataaaaaaaattacgaaCTTTCCATGGGCTTCGCATTAAGGTCTTATATGGTGACAAACCAATATGGTAGCATCTTGtatcaataaaataaatatgtgtAAGGTTTTATTTACATATTCTTGTTTCTGTGACACAAGATGTCATGTGACGATGTATTCATACCATGTAAGTTGGTCTCCTGCACATAACTCGAGAGAGCGACATAGAAGATGATAtcataatcaaatattaatGTCATCTTAACAACGTTACATTGACGTACTAATACCAAGTATCGACTCATATCAAGAAATTTCTATTAAGTATCAATGTCGTTATCGTGGCATGGATATTCAATTGGGATATAGAAAGATCCAAAAGAAGCAGTCTATAGAAAGACTCTTCCTTGTATTGTAAGTTCTAATAAACACACGAGACCTGATATAAGGCCTCAACTCATTAAATACCTTGCTCCAGAGGAGTGTCACATTTTCTGACGAAGGCAACAGCAGATATGAATTACCTTTGAAGAATTAGAATGTTAGTGTGACACAGATCAACTTACCACgaataacataaataaaaaaatacagaagAAGAAAGTTTCATTGGGAAATTTGAGCTCGTTTCGGGTTTTCGATTACCTTTGAAGAATTGCACCAGAAAAATTGTGGAATAGATTATAACTTTGAGTACCAAGTAGTTGATTGCAAACAAGGAAGACAAAGGATACCAAGCAATATACATCAAGCACCCAACGACAAAAGAGTttatgtggttcagtctctatTTACGACCAAAAATTAGGCGAACTGGGATGTGCACTCGCTGTAGAGAAAGTATAACTTCACAGCATGAACAAACTGATGCAAATATAATGAATCCGGCATCCACATTGTCCGTGACATAAGTAATGAGGTTACAGTGTTCTATCCTTCACATGCAGAAATGACTTGATTCTAGTCCCTGACGAACACAATTTACAGCCACACCGGATTCATTCATTTTTAAGCTAAGGCGAGTGCTAAGAAAACAGCGCAGGGGATTCATAACGACACAATGATACTTATCTAGGTCACGGCCACTGAAAATAGTCTAGCTACTAGAGGGCAATTACTAACAGACGAAACTAAACTACAGACTAAACTGAATCCCATAAGAAGCAAGTAAATGTGTGTTTTCTATCAAAACCAATTTTGAGACCAACCAAATTTAAGAACCAACAACACACCTCGGACTGCAGGTCAACCCTTTCGGATAAGATGGTATATATAACTAAAGCAACTAGTTAGTAGAGTAGAAGATGAACAAATGTTATTTCTCTTTGATCGTGACTAACAACCGAGCATAAGTAAACCAATACCAAAAAGTTGGCTTTTACCTTTCCTGACCAGCCAATGTCATACATCCTGGATTTCAACTTTCCCCCGATACACACTCAGTAATCCAGGTACTTCATCTATATATCTGGCCACAAACCTCTCCAAGAAGCCTTTCTCCGTATAGCTCATCAGAGAACACAAACTCACATTTTCGATTTCCTTTATCAATCCTTTCAACAACAAAACTTTAACAACCGAACACCTCGGGATAATTCTCTTCTCCAAACTGTAACTCACAATAGTCGGACATTTGACAATTGATCTTTGCGGCCATCCCATCTTGTTCACTAAAAAATCCATAACCTGCATTATTTTCTTCTCCGACTTAGTCATACAACGCGGGAACCGCTTGAAAGTAGAGAGAACATCATCCTCTGACCAACCCCACCTCTTGTAAGCTTCACAATTACGACTCCATATGGACTTACTATTACCACTAGATAATGCTTTTATTGCCGCAACAGATCTTGATTTTTCCATATCAAATCCCATTTGCTTAACCTCATCCATAACTTTAGCAAAATTCTCAGGCTTTTGTGTTAAAGATCTAGGAAAATAAGCCAGCAACAAAGAAATACATGATTGGGGCATACCGAAttctctcaaaatctcaatATTTGGCGCCACATTCTTTGAATGGCCTTCCGAGAAAATCCGCAGGCCGCCGTTCTTCAAAAAAACAACGAAGTTCTTCTCAGAAAGCAGGTTCCTAAGGAAATGGCAAGTTGGTAGAATCCGTTTCTCCAAGCTTGTGACCAAAAGAAGCGTTTCATATGCCAGAGTTTTTGCAAGGTCCTCCCTTGAAACTCCAAGAGAAACGAAAAACTCAATCTTTGGCAAAAGGGTTTTCTCCGGATTACAACTGAGAAGTCCTGGGCAAGACCTGACAATCTTGGAGATATTGGTTGCAGAGACTCCATGGCTTCTGAGAAAGGACAAAACGGAGTCTGCTCTTTCGGGGGATCGCAACTTGACCCGCTTAGAAGCTGAAATTGCACCTTGTGGAGACAACCCACATGAATTTATGAGGTAATTGACTGTGAAATCGTGGTGGTTTTCTGAGATTTCTGAGGTGAAACGTCTGCAAAGTATCTCGTTTTGAAGAGTAAAATGTGAGGGTTTTACATCTCCAACAACAAATCTTGTAGTTTTGGAAAATAGTGAATACCCCAATCTGCCGGCCTTCAGGTTGAAGAGGGCCGCCATGTTAGACGGCGCCGGCACTGATCAATTTCAGGTGGAAAATCCAAAACTTCGGGGGCTCTGTAGAAATTTATTGGCAAACTTTTGGGCTTGGGTTGGGAGAGCTTTAATTCGTCTgctaaatataaaattttgggttttagcAGCACTATTGTAAGCCTATGACCAACTCTAATGTTTGAATTCAACCACAAATGGATGGTGAAGAATGTTGCTCTTATACCACGGTATTcgaattttgttgaatttttaatttaatatattatttaacaaatttaatgtttgacaaaaaaaaaaatttttgaaattcaaacttaCATATTTgtctaccaaaaaaataaaattagcctCTATAAATAGTGGATGTCACTCAACCCTGCACACCTAAATTTCAACACCTAAAATGTATTAATTGTTATGGACAGATTTGAaccttaattatttttataatgatttttttgtaaCTATTTGCAACATCATCACATGATGACATGATGCTTCATTTATATACATACTCAATTAACACTAGTGTTTTAATCctaatttcattaaaactatGATTATGTAAATTTTAATAGACGATGTGTAATATTTTTATTGATAGTTTCGTTGTTGTGCAGCACTGAGTGGAATTCATGCTACAATGGCCAAACGGCCCAGTACATTGCCAATCAGCTCACTCATTTTTCCCCAAAAGAAACCAAACAGTGGCCACAAGCACTGCACTGCTTTTTTGTTAAGACAAGGTCTACTTCCTTACGTTGCCACCCCCACCTTCGGTAAATGGTACGTAGGTCTGGCAAACGAGTTGTGTTTGTCGTGTTTGTATTGATTTCGTGTAACATCTACTATATTAACGGATTGTGTCGTgtcacacctgttatcttaactgATCCTTAACAGgttgggtcactttacccgacctgttatgacccgttaagaaaaatatatttttttcttaaatttgcacataccacacattgccacataaatattacttcaaaacattaaaacacatttgtcatttaagtactacatctacactcgaaaataagggcataataaacaaacatccatacactactagtctattacaaaatattaaatgtgcaaggatatgcaaaatgaaagagtttttgttttcaaggttgtgaagcctttctcaaaagtttaaaccttgccaatggaactaaagacttgcatgttattccttttacaaaattctcaattttcatcgatcatcacgacataagattttgtggtatccactagtgtaaatatttttaaattgaagatcgaattcattcattgtattcatatagggtcaaggagtgtagctgtaaaaaatttatcaaaatcggagttaaaataactgttaaatcatgATTCTTCGTtcataaccgttgaaaagttttgtcccgttacttgatctctaaatgtttgtttttgcaatttttggatCATGATTCTTCGTtcataaccgttgaaaagttttgtcccgttacttgatctctaaatgtttgtttttgcaatttttggcgtatgcgatctcaatgaatatacaaacatgtttgatggttggatcgttgaaactagttttgtagaatgcgtatcctatcaaaacgatagattcactaacatttaagagtttattcctactttcattaagtataacataagattttgtagtatccagtagtgtaaatattttaaattaaagatcgagttcattcattgtattcatatagggtcaaggagtgtagctgtaaaaaaatcatcaaaattagagttaaaataaccgttaaatcgtgattttttgtttataatcgtcgaaaagttttgtcccattacttgatctctgaatgtttgttttttgcaatttttggcgtatgcgatctcgaaatcTATACAAATATGTTTGATAGTTGGATCCTTGAAACTAGTTTTATAGattgcgtatcccatcaaaacaatagattcactaacactcaagagtttattcatactttcgttaagtataacataagattttatggtatccactagtgtaaatattttaaattgaagatcgagttcattcattgtattcacatagtgtcaatgagtgtagctataaaaaaatcatcaaaattggagttaaaataaccattaaatcgtgatttttcgttgataaccgtcgaaaagttttatcccgttacttgatctctgaatgtttgttttttgcgatttttgttgtatgcgatcttgaagcatatacaaacaagtttgacggttggatcgttgaaattagtttcgtagaatgcgtatctcatcaaaacgatagattcactaacacttagagtttatttatattttcattaagtataacataagattttgtgttaTCCagtagtgtaaatattttaaattgaagatcgaattcattcattgtattcatatagggtcaaggagtgtagctgtaaaaaatcatcaaaatcggagttaaaataacagttaaatcgtgatttttcgtttataaccgtcgaaaatttTTGTCCCGTTCCtcgatctctaaatgtttgtttttttgcaatttttggcgtatgcgatctcgaagtatatgcAGACATGTTTGAcgattggatcattgaaactagtttcatagaatgcgtattccatcaaaatgatagattcactaacacttaagagtttattcatactttcattaagtataacataagattttgtggtattcagtagtgtaaatattttaaattgaagatcaagttcattcattgtattcatatagggtcaaggagtgtagctgtaaaaaaccatcaaaatcgaagttaaaataaccgttaaatcgtgatttttcgttcataaccgtcgaaaagttttgtcccgttacttgatctctgaatgtttgcttttttttttattttattttagctgatgcgatctcgaagcatatacaaataagtttgacggttggattgttgaaattagtttcatagaatttgtatctcatcaagttcaatggtatgtatgtatttattaagtagatttaaatttatttattttgtacatataacactaaagaaattgaatggtatgtatatttaagccgatccaatagtcaccaatttttaatatttaatttaatatatataattattatagtttttagaggtataaaattgttaaattaatatatatataattattatagtatttttttatggttataaaattattaaattaatattttgtttatcgtgtatcgtgttacccacgtgtatacctgaaccaacccgttatcttaacagatACTTATCGGGTTACTCGATAACTAcctgattcgttatcgtgtcgacccgaatacgtgttaatttcgtgtcatgtcgtgtcgggttatcgggttaTGTCAAGTATTGCCAGGCCTAATGGTATGTatgtaaaagttaaaaaaaatagtgtatgGATAAATTTTGCTAGCATAGGCAGATAAGCTTGTCTTCTTCAACTTGAATTTGCATGATTCTCCTGCACTGGCGGTTCGTGCTACATTGTTTTCGAATTAAGTATCTTGGTATCCAGGTTTGTCATACTTTTTTTTCCTAACTTTGTGGTGTTGCTAAGCTTGTTTTTCAGGTTTAGacttttaggtttgattttagAGGGATTAGGTTTCATTGTTCTTTGTatcattcttgtttttgctTTTAGAAGGCTATGGTTTATGTCCTCTTTCTTTTTCGCgtattcttttttattgtcATTGTTTTATAAGTAGTAAGATTTATGTCCCCTAATtaggtataattttttttcattatcattaaaatttcTCTCATACAGTcaagttttaaaaaaataaaaaataaaacatgtatatatatatatatgtgtgtgtgtgtgtgtgtgtgtgtgcgcgcgtgtgtgtgtgtacgttCTACCGAAGGTAATTCCAAGACGAACAAAGTGAAGGACCATCAATCATATAGTTGAAGGCACCACAATCACAGAGAGCAAAGCAGGCCAAATCTCAAGTTAATTTCAAATAAGAGAGTAGATCAATAACGGAAGCAGCTAGACAGTGGAACGGGAAAACAGAAAATGATTATTCATCTTTCTTCATCCATGACTACCAATTGAATTCATCTCTGGAAAAATATACCGAGCCAAAAGCTAGCTGCTACCAATGACAATGAGCAGTGCTGCATCTACTATATTACATCAAGGAAGCTACGAACATCATACATCCTCAACTTTAACTTTTCCTTGATACACGCTTAATAACTGAGGTACTTCATCTATATATCCGGCCACAAACTTCGCCAAGAAGAATTTCTCTGCAGGGAGCATTACATAATACAAACTCACATTTTCAATCTCCTTCATCAATCCTTTCAACATCAAAACTTAACAACTGAGCatgacacgccccgatcccgatgCCTGGGGGACATCGGGATGGCCACGTGCTGGCTAACATCCAAAGGTTGCGAAGACATGTTAGAATGCAtgagaaataataaatataacaATACTTAGAGATTTAAATACAATGATTATGCAATTatggaacgtgttcagagcatacaactaatcctatacactaaaaaggaaaaattgaaataaacaaaGGATGGGTCCTCCACTGAGAGGACtcaaagatgccgatgcgggagtgccttgatgccgggattgtacgcctcgattctaagtcctgagggggcgcaatACAAagcatgagtggaccaagttgatatatataagtAGTACGAACATAAATATTTCACAACATACCAACCCCTAGAGTTTAAGAAAACTAGTAGCTTAATATCATTTATAGTGTGCTAAATAGTAGTACCAATATTGCCCGAAGGCAGGACATACGCCCGAAGGCAGAACATACGCCCGTATGTAGGACATCGCCCATAGGTAGAACATACGCCCATAGACAGAACATACACCCGTAAgcacatatatctcaaaacatcttcatcgtatatagtcatccatcatatatactacaaagagtaTAAAATcatgttcataaatagtatatagtcatcaatcatatatactacaaagaacataaattcaataaaatatggtattccaaaatattctcagtaaagcatggtaatcataaagtgtaaatctaatttactcataaaacgtaaccattaaatcatgattttcatgtaatGCACttatactattaaaacatgcattttagaaggggtccactcatagaTACTCCGCCGTCGAAGAGCCACACAAACTAGCAAAGACGGAAACACTACCAAAAATACACCTAAGCACATACAAGTTCCCATTAATAACACTCTAataaaacgattgaatttggaaaaCGGATGTCGGAAATGGATTCATGATGTCAAAATACACTAAGAAGGGTCCCGGGTAAATTtcgaaaaagtcaacaaaaagtcaaCACGAGAATATTCCATCCGGGTCAAACTGATCCCGTTAATGGAGCCTGGGTTAACTGGGCTGGGTCAAAGGCCGGGTCAGCTGGGCTGGCCCGGGACTTAGAGGGTTTTGGGTTTAGGCTACTGGGCTGAAGGCCTAAGTTTGTACAGCCTAAGGGTCTAGGTCCAATGGGTTTGAGTTTTGGGTTAACTGGGCTTTGTGCCTAAGCTTTGAAAAGGGTTTGGATTGCTTAGGACTGAGCTGGGTTAATTGGGCCGACTTTTATGGCCCAATTCTTTGGGCCGGAATAGTGCTCCCAGGCCGGGTTTGACCCTGTTTCAATTTGGGTCGGCTGAGTTTCCACGAAGAAGGACACTTGAGCTATCCTAGCTCCATTCAAGcccaaaactcaaccaaaataggtcaaataaaaaaccaaaatgaagcccaagGAACAAGGAAGAGATTCGTACCAATTTCAAGGCGTGTTGTGAAACCCCACCCCCAAATTGTAATGTATTTCCACATTTTTCCTTGAAAGTTTTCAAAATGTGCAATTTGGTCCCCACTTACTTGCCTTATTCGGATCCACTTTTTGGATTCTCTACATCTCTTTAACTGCCACGTGGTAGCCCCTAAACTTACATGGCTCTCTATCTCTTTCCTCGATCTCTCTCTCAGTCCTCTatccctctctctcactctcgtCTCTCTATCTAGGACCACTCTCTTTCACTCATTTTCCCAATCGAACCCGTACAACTGAGCCACCATGACGACGGCATagccccaccaccaccatttgAACATCGTTTTGTTGTTTCTTGATCGAAGAAAAACGTTTTCTTTGTCTCATTGCATCTTCGATATTGTACCTTTGAATCAAAGGATCAATGTTTGTTTGGTGCAATGGTCAGGGTTAGATCGCCGTCGTCAATTAGATTGAAGTTTGCAACCCGACGTATTACCAAGTTACTGTTCATCTGTGTTTTaccaaaaatatttgttttgttgaagTTGCTATTTCCAGCTTTtggttttcagctttttttcacctataactttgaaaaaaaaactgatttaaAGTGTGTACCAAACACTTAAAATGCTCCA contains the following coding sequences:
- the LOC137735738 gene encoding transcription termination factor MTERF6, chloroplastic/mitochondrial-like is translated as MAALFNLKAGRLGYSLFSKTTRFVVGDVKPSHFTLQNEILCRRFTSEISENHHDFTVNYLINSCGLSPQGAISASKRVKLRSPERADSVLSFLRSHGVSATNISKIVRSCPGLLSCNPEKTLLPKIEFFVSLGVSREDLAKTLAYETLLLVTSLEKRILPTCHFLRNLLSEKNFVVFLKNGGLRIFSEGHSKNVAPNIEILREFGMPQSCISLLLAYFPRSLTQKPENFAKVMDEVKQMGFDMEKSRSVAAIKALSSGNSKSIWSRNCEAYKRWGWSEDDVLSTFKRFPRCMTKSEKKIMQVMDFLVNKMGWPQRSIVKCPTIVSYSLEKRIIPRCSVVKVLLLKGLIKEIENVSLCSLMSYTEKGFLERFVARYIDEVPGLLSVYRGKVEIQDV